A genome region from Myroides fluvii includes the following:
- a CDS encoding peptide-N-glycosidase F-related protein: MSKKILLLSFLACSLLLGTACSSDNSSPEKEKPKTEPGKGDGDGDGDGEGNGDGDEPAKTGTFNYTTFKDVKVGFGGGLSQSVEGTFTLPTDIEKVQTIKMYVQNPCQNKECDEWDRFANVYVKNKKTNEWYEIGRFITPYWVGSEKLPRGWEFDVTDFKSLLTGDVELKIYTETWLEKGRVYSVDFDYIYGEKAFKYSAVTPLFQYNQSSIDGVPYGTAQTTDLARSIKLPANTELAYFRTTISGWGHATPNDAGGRACAEWCYRTHHIQLDGANTFEHYMGPIGCANNPINNQAPGNWKPDRAGWCPGMVVPPYINNLAGDLKNKTLNFNYKLEPWTANNPEKKAYYAISTFIVIHSNTPITAALVN, encoded by the coding sequence ATGAGCAAAAAAATTTTATTACTTAGCTTTCTAGCATGTAGCTTACTATTAGGAACGGCTTGTTCCTCAGATAATTCTTCGCCTGAAAAAGAAAAGCCAAAGACAGAACCAGGTAAAGGTGATGGTGATGGTGATGGCGACGGTGAGGGTAATGGAGATGGAGATGAACCTGCAAAAACAGGAACGTTCAACTACACCACTTTTAAAGATGTCAAAGTAGGATTTGGCGGAGGCCTATCTCAAAGTGTGGAAGGAACCTTTACCCTTCCTACCGATATTGAAAAAGTACAAACGATTAAAATGTACGTACAAAACCCATGTCAAAATAAAGAATGTGATGAATGGGATCGCTTTGCGAACGTCTATGTAAAGAACAAAAAAACGAATGAATGGTATGAAATTGGGCGTTTTATCACTCCATATTGGGTAGGTTCTGAGAAACTGCCAAGAGGATGGGAATTTGACGTAACGGATTTCAAATCGCTATTAACAGGCGATGTAGAATTAAAAATATACACGGAAACGTGGTTGGAAAAAGGACGTGTATACAGCGTTGATTTTGATTATATTTATGGAGAAAAAGCGTTTAAATACTCTGCAGTAACCCCTTTATTTCAATACAATCAATCGTCTATTGATGGAGTTCCTTATGGAACAGCACAAACGACAGATTTAGCAAGAAGTATAAAACTACCAGCCAATACCGAATTAGCCTATTTCAGAACGACTATTTCAGGATGGGGACATGCTACGCCAAATGATGCTGGTGGTAGAGCATGTGCGGAATGGTGCTACCGAACACACCATATACAATTGGATGGTGCTAACACTTTTGAGCACTATATGGGACCGATTGGCTGTGCCAACAATCCAATCAACAACCAAGCGCCAGGAAACTGGAAACCCGATCGCGCTGGCTGGTGTCCAGGGATGGTCGTTCCTCCATATATCAACAACCTAGCAGGTGATTTGAAAAACAAAACATTGAATTTCAACTATAAGCTAGAACCTTGGACAGCGAACAACCCTGAAAAGAAAGCGTATTATGCGATTTCTACCTTCATAGTCATCCATAGTAATACACCTATAACAGCAGCTTTAGTGAATTAG
- a CDS encoding AI-2E family transporter, which yields MTSQPKPLIPTSILIQLGFLVLILSVFYLLASNLVFFLPGFLGALCLFVLLLTPYRWMTQKKGWNKNAAIVSLMLGSSLLVLAPLYLLIQTLTQKVLVVLQDKDKIQAGIESTVRSLRENYNIDIFNENTISKATELGTQAFQAIVNTSVNSIVEIGVAYLMLYFLLKEYQQIQAWLTRYLPMQVSNMDELKVDMKRLVVSNSVGVPLTAFIQGIVAFIGYLIFGVDDAFVFFILTAFASLLPVVGAAVIYIPLVVMMLANGQQGNAIGLLIYCLVVVGTSDNLIRFLLQKKMADVHPLITIFGVIVGVNVFGFIGIIFGPILFSLFMWLVKIYYREFVEANKSKIIEK from the coding sequence ATGACCTCACAACCTAAACCGTTAATTCCTACTTCTATCTTGATACAACTAGGATTCCTCGTTTTAATTCTATCTGTCTTCTATTTGTTAGCAAGTAATCTTGTCTTTTTCCTTCCTGGTTTTTTAGGGGCTTTATGTTTATTTGTCTTGCTGTTAACACCCTATCGATGGATGACACAAAAAAAAGGATGGAATAAAAATGCAGCGATTGTAAGTTTAATGTTAGGCAGTAGTCTTTTGGTTCTTGCTCCTTTGTATTTGTTAATTCAAACACTTACCCAAAAAGTTTTAGTGGTATTACAAGATAAAGATAAGATTCAAGCCGGGATAGAATCGACAGTGCGCAGTTTACGAGAGAATTACAACATTGATATTTTTAATGAAAATACGATCAGCAAAGCAACAGAATTGGGTACACAAGCTTTTCAGGCGATTGTCAATACGTCGGTAAATAGCATAGTGGAAATTGGAGTTGCCTATTTGATGTTGTATTTTTTGTTGAAAGAATATCAGCAAATTCAAGCTTGGCTTACGCGTTATTTGCCCATGCAAGTAAGCAATATGGATGAATTGAAAGTAGATATGAAGCGCTTGGTTGTTTCTAATAGTGTGGGCGTACCATTAACGGCATTTATCCAGGGTATTGTCGCTTTTATTGGGTATTTGATTTTCGGGGTAGATGATGCTTTTGTCTTTTTTATTCTTACAGCATTTGCCTCTTTGTTGCCCGTTGTTGGAGCAGCAGTTATTTATATTCCCTTGGTGGTCATGATGTTGGCTAATGGTCAACAAGGAAATGCAATAGGCTTACTCATTTATTGTTTAGTTGTAGTGGGAACCTCCGATAATCTAATTCGATTTTTACTGCAAAAGAAAATGGCAGACGTCCATCCTTTAATTACTATTTTTGGAGTTATCGTAGGGGTGAATGTCTTTGGGTTTATCGGAATTATATTCGGACCTATTTTATTTTCTCTTTTTATGTGGTTGGTTAAAATCTATTACAGAGAGTTTGTAGAGGCAAATAAGTCTAAAATTATTGAAAAGTAG
- a CDS encoding YqiA/YcfP family alpha/beta fold hydrolase, which translates to MQFIYIHGYGSNRESRKYVLLQTQLVAYQARCPEWTPETDFNTWLKALYQSVENEQTVVVVGDSTGANFAYQLKEMRNAEGLDTILVLLSPLLSYDHRLNKELAFTANLKNSLQDIVAPTEALILIGKQDETLDLKEVNPYACKNSEVVYIDDSHRLPLFEQYLGLIGDYVERQCLILSK; encoded by the coding sequence ATGCAGTTTATTTATATTCATGGGTATGGCTCCAATCGCGAGTCTAGAAAATACGTTTTACTTCAGACACAACTAGTAGCCTATCAAGCTCGTTGTCCAGAATGGACGCCAGAAACGGATTTCAACACTTGGTTGAAGGCGTTGTATCAATCCGTTGAAAACGAACAAACGGTTGTGGTCGTTGGTGATTCGACAGGAGCTAATTTTGCGTATCAGTTGAAAGAAATGCGCAACGCAGAGGGATTAGATACTATACTTGTTTTATTGAGTCCGCTGTTGAGTTATGATCATCGTCTCAATAAGGAATTGGCCTTTACAGCGAATTTGAAAAATAGTTTACAAGATATTGTCGCTCCAACAGAGGCACTCATTTTGATTGGAAAACAAGATGAAACGCTGGATCTTAAGGAAGTGAATCCTTATGCTTGTAAAAATAGTGAAGTTGTTTACATAGATGATTCGCATCGTTTACCGCTATTTGAGCAATATCTTGGGCTTATAGGGGATTATGTGGAACGTCAATGCTTGATTTTATCTAAATAG
- the aroC gene encoding chorismate synthase — protein sequence MNGNTFGTYFSLTTFGESHGEALGGIIDGCPAGVVLDMQAIQREMDRRKPGQSTLVTQRKEADEVRFLSGIFEGKTTGTPIGFIIENTNSKSQDYEHIKQIYRPSHADYVYDKKYGIRDYRGGGRSSARETACRVVGGAIAKQLLAPLQITAYVSSVGTIRLEQPYTALNLQAIESNAVRCPDPNVAQAMEDLIRQVKKEGDSIGGVITCVVQNVPVGLGAPVFDKLDAELAKAMLSINAVKGVEFGSGFAGTQLRGSQHNDILLPNGKTQTNNAGGIVGGISNGMDIFFHVAFKPTATIMKDQPSINIDNEVVTVQGKGRHDACVLPRAVPIVEAMTALVLLDMFIEQFGKQGVKKL from the coding sequence ATGAATGGAAATACCTTTGGCACTTATTTTAGTTTAACAACTTTTGGCGAATCACACGGAGAAGCGTTAGGTGGTATTATTGACGGATGTCCAGCAGGAGTAGTGTTGGATATGCAAGCCATTCAACGTGAGATGGATAGACGCAAGCCCGGACAGTCTACTTTGGTCACTCAGCGCAAAGAAGCAGATGAAGTGCGATTCTTATCGGGAATTTTTGAAGGCAAAACAACAGGTACTCCTATTGGCTTTATCATCGAAAATACCAACTCAAAATCACAAGATTACGAGCATATTAAGCAAATTTACCGACCGAGTCATGCGGATTATGTTTACGATAAAAAGTATGGTATACGCGACTATAGAGGAGGGGGAAGAAGCTCAGCTCGTGAAACAGCTTGTAGAGTAGTTGGCGGTGCAATAGCAAAGCAACTCTTAGCACCTTTACAGATTACAGCTTATGTATCTTCGGTTGGAACTATTCGATTGGAACAGCCTTATACGGCATTAAATTTACAGGCGATTGAATCTAATGCTGTGCGTTGCCCAGATCCTAACGTTGCGCAAGCAATGGAGGACTTGATTCGACAAGTGAAAAAAGAAGGCGATTCAATAGGAGGGGTGATTACCTGCGTGGTACAAAACGTTCCGGTTGGACTTGGAGCTCCTGTTTTTGATAAATTAGATGCGGAATTGGCAAAAGCAATGTTGAGTATCAATGCAGTAAAAGGAGTGGAATTTGGCAGTGGTTTTGCTGGTACTCAGCTGAGGGGAAGTCAGCACAATGATATCTTATTGCCCAATGGTAAGACACAAACGAATAACGCAGGTGGAATTGTTGGTGGCATTAGCAATGGAATGGATATTTTCTTCCATGTGGCGTTTAAACCAACAGCAACAATTATGAAAGATCAACCGTCAATTAATATTGATAATGAGGTGGTTACCGTGCAGGGGAAAGGACGTCATGATGCTTGTGTATTGCCTAGAGCTGTACCTATCGTAGAAGCGATGACCGCTTTGGTTCTGCTTGATATGTTTATCGAACAGTTTGGCAAACAAGGGGTGAAAAAGTTATGA
- a CDS encoding response regulator transcription factor, which produces MNILLVEDDKRISEFIVKGLEEKGMHVQLASSGDEARKLILNGDWDLILMDIMLPDIDGIQLTKMIRFKKDYTPILILSALSDTTDKIDALDGGADDYLTKPFHFSELLSRINALTRRTKFNYENQNKSYTCRDLQLDPEKHIVTQAGKIIDLSPKEYKLLLYLLENKGRVISRTQILEQVWGIQYDTNTNVIDVYISYIRNKIDETEGKLIHTIKGTGYMLQE; this is translated from the coding sequence GTGAATATATTATTAGTTGAAGATGACAAAAGAATTAGCGAATTCATAGTCAAAGGTTTAGAAGAAAAAGGAATGCATGTACAACTAGCTTCGTCAGGAGACGAAGCTAGAAAGCTTATTCTCAATGGCGATTGGGATCTAATCCTCATGGATATTATGCTACCAGACATCGATGGCATTCAACTAACGAAAATGATTCGTTTTAAAAAAGATTACACCCCTATTTTAATATTGAGTGCACTTAGTGATACCACGGATAAAATCGATGCACTGGATGGAGGTGCGGACGATTACCTAACAAAACCTTTTCACTTCAGTGAATTGTTATCGCGTATTAATGCCTTAACACGCAGAACCAAATTCAACTACGAAAATCAAAACAAATCTTACACTTGTAGGGATTTACAACTGGATCCTGAAAAACACATTGTAACACAAGCGGGAAAGATTATTGATTTATCTCCAAAAGAATACAAGTTATTGCTTTATTTACTGGAAAATAAAGGACGAGTTATCTCGAGAACACAGATTTTAGAACAAGTTTGGGGTATTCAATACGATACAAACACCAATGTTATAGATGTCTATATTTCGTATATCCGCAATAAGATTGACGAAACAGAAGGGAAATTAATTCACACCATAAAAGGAACAGGCTATATGCTTCAGGAATAG
- a CDS encoding formimidoylglutamase, whose product MTQTKLTFFTRDNLLALTSLRSGEIKLGERVHLIQQPLDWESELVQNESKYVVLGIPEDIGVKANFGRTGTAGAWEKFIATFLNIQHNRFNKGYWVTVLGHLDFSKEMEEAQSLNPSDKADRKRLFELVQQIDKEVSHLIAKIVKAGKIPIIIGGGHNNAYGNIKGTALAKGKAINAINFDAHTDFRPLEGRHSGNGFSYAFEEGFLKNYFVFGLHENYTSKGILSAIKLHTDRVKYNTYEQMNIRKEKSFSNELLNAKKHIDTGFYGIEIDLDAIPQIASSAITPTGFSAERTRQFLHFFAASTNVAYLHICEGAPSLDYPTNNHVVGKLIAYLVSDFLKSNSNSDK is encoded by the coding sequence ATGACACAAACGAAACTAACTTTTTTCACAAGAGATAACCTATTGGCATTGACTAGTTTAAGAAGTGGAGAGATCAAATTAGGAGAACGTGTTCACTTGATTCAACAACCTTTAGATTGGGAAAGCGAACTCGTCCAAAATGAAAGTAAATACGTTGTTTTGGGTATTCCTGAGGATATTGGCGTAAAGGCTAATTTTGGTCGCACGGGAACAGCTGGTGCTTGGGAGAAATTCATTGCTACTTTTTTAAATATTCAACACAATCGCTTCAATAAAGGGTATTGGGTTACAGTGCTTGGACATCTTGATTTTTCTAAAGAGATGGAGGAAGCGCAGTCCTTAAATCCTTCTGATAAAGCAGATCGCAAACGTCTTTTTGAGCTTGTACAACAAATTGACAAGGAGGTATCTCACCTAATTGCCAAAATTGTCAAGGCGGGTAAAATTCCTATCATTATTGGAGGGGGACATAACAACGCATACGGAAACATCAAGGGAACGGCCTTAGCTAAGGGCAAAGCGATTAATGCAATTAACTTTGATGCGCATACAGATTTTAGACCGTTAGAAGGAAGACACAGCGGCAATGGGTTTTCATATGCCTTTGAAGAAGGCTTTTTAAAAAACTACTTTGTCTTTGGTTTACATGAAAACTACACCTCCAAAGGTATTCTTAGCGCGATCAAATTGCATACTGATCGCGTCAAATACAATACCTATGAACAAATGAATATCAGAAAAGAAAAATCGTTTAGCAATGAGCTTTTAAATGCGAAAAAACACATTGACACTGGTTTTTACGGTATTGAAATCGATTTAGATGCGATACCACAAATTGCCAGTAGTGCTATTACACCGACTGGTTTTTCAGCGGAACGCACGCGTCAATTCTTGCATTTTTTTGCTGCATCGACAAATGTAGCTTATTTACATATATGCGAAGGGGCTCCGTCATTGGATTATCCAACCAATAATCACGTAGTTGGCAAATTAATAGCGTACCTTGTCTCTGATTTTTTGAAATCAAATTCAAATAGCGATAAGTAG
- the hutI gene encoding imidazolonepropionase, translating to MRILIKNIKELLQTRATHIEMISGEDMKHLPKIDDAFLLIEDELILDYGSMEHCPKEDVAIDEVIDAQGCVVLPTWVDSHTHLVYAGNRTLEFVDRINGLSYEEIFNRGGGILNSAKKLQETSEATLYEQSKVRLEEIIAQGTGAVEIKSGYGLTVESELKMLRVIKRLKENYPIAIKATFLGAHAFPSEYKDNHKGYIDLIVNEMIPAIAKENLAEYIDAFLETGYFSVAETTRIMEAGKQYGLRAKIHVNQFTAIHGIAACVEHDALSVDHLEIVTDEDIAILKNSKTMPVALPTCSYFISIPYTPAKKMLAAGLPIALASDSNPGTTPSGNMNFVVATACIKMKLTPEEAINAATINGAYAMGVGETHGSITKGKKASIIITKPLHSFYEIPYAFASNPIGTVLLNGKIQPYKN from the coding sequence ATGAGAATTTTAATTAAAAACATAAAAGAATTACTACAAACTAGAGCAACACATATCGAGATGATTTCGGGAGAAGACATGAAACATCTGCCAAAAATTGACGATGCTTTTTTGCTTATTGAGGATGAACTAATTTTGGATTATGGTTCGATGGAGCACTGTCCGAAAGAAGATGTTGCTATTGATGAAGTTATCGATGCTCAAGGATGTGTCGTTTTACCGACATGGGTCGACAGTCATACCCATTTGGTATATGCGGGTAATCGAACGTTGGAATTTGTTGATCGAATTAACGGTTTGAGTTATGAAGAAATTTTTAATCGCGGAGGAGGAATTTTAAATTCAGCTAAAAAACTACAAGAAACAAGCGAGGCTACTTTATATGAACAATCAAAGGTTCGATTAGAAGAGATTATTGCCCAAGGCACAGGAGCGGTTGAAATTAAATCGGGTTATGGCTTAACTGTTGAGTCAGAGTTAAAAATGTTACGTGTAATCAAGCGTTTAAAAGAAAACTATCCGATTGCCATTAAGGCGACCTTTCTGGGGGCACATGCCTTTCCGAGCGAATACAAAGACAATCACAAGGGATACATTGATCTAATTGTCAATGAAATGATTCCGGCCATTGCCAAAGAGAATTTAGCAGAGTACATTGATGCCTTCTTAGAAACGGGGTATTTTTCTGTAGCAGAGACAACGCGCATTATGGAAGCAGGTAAACAATATGGTTTACGCGCTAAGATTCACGTCAATCAATTTACGGCTATTCATGGTATTGCTGCTTGCGTAGAACACGATGCGCTTTCTGTAGATCACTTAGAAATTGTAACAGACGAGGATATTGCGATATTAAAAAATAGCAAGACAATGCCTGTGGCTTTGCCGACGTGTTCTTACTTTATTTCCATTCCGTATACTCCTGCTAAAAAGATGCTAGCTGCTGGACTACCCATTGCTTTGGCTTCTGATTCCAATCCGGGGACAACACCGTCAGGAAATATGAACTTTGTTGTGGCAACGGCTTGCATTAAAATGAAACTAACTCCAGAAGAAGCAATCAATGCGGCAACAATTAACGGTGCTTATGCCATGGGAGTTGGTGAAACACACGGCAGTATTACAAAAGGAAAAAAAGCAAGTATAATTATCACAAAGCCTTTACATTCATTTTACGAAATTCCGTATGCCTTTGCGAGTAATCCTATTGGTACTGTACTATTAAATGGAAAAATTCAACCGTATAAAAACTAA
- the corA gene encoding magnesium/cobalt transporter CorA, which yields MRRVKYSKIRKLQPNTLEYSGSFPDVPISMQLFIYTEDHFEEYNDLSLKEIEEVLRNSTADSIKWFNLHGLHDIELLQEIGEFFQIQSYIMAEILNFGRRTRVEDLDDTLFFSLKALLPYQQVDQNVEIEQISFILKSNLLLSFQEKRGDFFHIIRERIRLKIGQVRKRDTGYLLYLLMDSLMDSFFVTLDVVEDNVEQILLDARAKYHRDTLIGIEEYTQELNDVKRAVMPMREILNNVRTLHDKKHTHMIISKESLLFYDRLQYKSVEILDQIEYNLNKLDSATNYYFSSQSNRMNEIMKVLTIVSVIFIPLTFIVGVYGMNFENMPELQMENGYYITLIGMFLLVFAMIAYFKWKRWF from the coding sequence GTGAGACGAGTTAAATATAGTAAAATAAGAAAACTTCAACCCAATACGCTAGAATATTCTGGTTCTTTTCCAGATGTTCCTATTTCGATGCAGTTGTTTATTTATACAGAAGATCATTTTGAAGAATATAATGATTTAAGCCTGAAAGAAATAGAAGAAGTGTTGAGAAATTCTACTGCGGATTCGATCAAGTGGTTTAACTTACACGGTTTACACGATATTGAACTATTACAAGAAATTGGTGAATTCTTTCAAATTCAGTCGTATATCATGGCTGAGATTTTGAATTTTGGACGTAGAACCAGGGTCGAAGATTTAGATGATACGCTCTTTTTTAGTTTAAAAGCGCTATTGCCTTATCAGCAGGTAGACCAAAATGTGGAAATTGAGCAAATTAGCTTTATACTGAAGTCAAACCTACTCTTGTCTTTTCAAGAAAAACGAGGTGATTTCTTTCACATTATTCGAGAGCGAATTCGATTGAAAATTGGACAAGTGCGCAAACGAGATACAGGCTATTTGCTGTATTTGTTAATGGACTCCTTGATGGATAGCTTCTTTGTTACTTTAGATGTAGTAGAAGATAACGTAGAACAGATTTTACTCGACGCAAGGGCTAAATACCATAGAGATACACTAATTGGCATTGAAGAATATACCCAAGAATTAAATGATGTGAAACGCGCCGTTATGCCGATGCGCGAGATTTTAAATAACGTCAGAACGCTACACGATAAAAAACACACCCATATGATCATCAGTAAAGAAAGCTTGCTTTTTTACGATCGATTGCAATACAAAAGCGTGGAAATTCTCGATCAAATAGAATACAATCTCAACAAATTGGATAGTGCCACGAATTACTATTTCTCTTCGCAAAGTAATCGAATGAACGAGATTATGAAGGTGTTAACCATTGTTTCGGTGATTTTTATTCCGTTGACATTTATTGTGGGGGTATACGGGATGAACTTTGAAAATATGCCAGAACTTCAAATGGAAAATGGCTATTATATCACACTTATTGGTATGTTTTTACTTGTCTTTGCCATGATTGCCTATTTTAAATGGAAGCGATGGTTTTAA
- a CDS encoding OmpA family protein: MKKIYFLVLGVTLLGTQQFYGQSIRGTFYNKDNNRIIEEARVAFYNEKGQKVIEMMVDQEGKFEINSKNIEKVQKVVGFAEGYNSAEVVVNNILDDLEVNFNLTKELGYSKKAKETGVQTALTAMSAKTMLPFFIQYDFNSSYFNDNNRASANELLHYLQKNTNQSVVIRSYVETRNNAHYNTWMGERRAQRVIDYLVEQGVSPSRLVKDVVHLSQNATSRDGSTGTARDFRRCDFFIQ, from the coding sequence ATGAAGAAAATCTATTTTTTAGTCTTAGGGGTGACTTTACTTGGCACTCAGCAGTTTTATGGTCAAAGTATCCGAGGAACATTCTATAATAAAGACAATAATCGAATTATAGAAGAGGCAAGAGTTGCCTTTTACAATGAAAAAGGACAAAAAGTAATAGAGATGATGGTTGATCAAGAAGGAAAATTCGAGATTAACAGCAAGAATATTGAAAAAGTTCAAAAAGTTGTCGGATTTGCTGAAGGGTATAATTCTGCCGAAGTTGTAGTCAACAATATTTTGGATGATTTGGAAGTGAATTTCAACCTGACTAAAGAATTAGGATATTCAAAAAAAGCAAAAGAAACTGGAGTGCAAACCGCCTTGACGGCAATGAGCGCAAAAACAATGTTGCCTTTCTTTATCCAATATGATTTTAATAGCTCTTATTTTAATGATAACAACAGAGCTTCCGCAAATGAGTTGTTGCATTATTTACAAAAAAATACAAATCAATCTGTAGTGATACGCTCTTATGTCGAAACAAGAAATAATGCACATTACAATACGTGGATGGGCGAGCGTAGAGCACAACGCGTTATAGATTACTTAGTAGAGCAAGGCGTAAGTCCAAGTCGATTAGTAAAAGACGTTGTACATTTGTCTCAAAATGCAACAAGTAGAGATGGATCTACAGGAACAGCTAGAGATTTTAGAAGATGCGATTTCTTTATTCAATAA
- a CDS encoding phosphoribosylaminoimidazolesuccinocarboxamide synthase: MELKYQGKTKDVYSLGNHQVLLKFKDDVTGTDGVFDPGANTVGLTIEGAGKSGLKMTKYFFELANAKAIPTHYVSADLEEVSMVVKEAVSFGKGLEVICRYRAVGSFFRRYNDYCTEGQALDSFVEITIKDDEKGDPVISEDALAMLGILSHEEYSTLKSLTKTICWMVKEELAKKDLELYDIKLEFGRDKATNEIILIDEISGGNMRVYQAGKYVAPLDLEKLFLSNL; the protein is encoded by the coding sequence ATGGAATTAAAGTATCAAGGAAAAACAAAAGATGTTTACAGCTTAGGAAATCATCAAGTACTCCTAAAATTTAAGGATGACGTAACTGGTACAGACGGCGTTTTTGATCCAGGAGCAAATACAGTAGGACTAACGATTGAAGGAGCTGGGAAAAGTGGATTGAAAATGACGAAATATTTCTTTGAATTGGCTAATGCTAAGGCTATTCCAACACATTACGTTTCGGCAGATTTAGAAGAAGTTTCTATGGTTGTAAAAGAGGCAGTGTCTTTTGGAAAAGGATTAGAAGTAATTTGTAGATACCGCGCAGTAGGTAGTTTTTTCAGAAGATATAATGATTATTGTACAGAAGGACAAGCATTAGATAGCTTTGTTGAAATAACAATCAAAGACGATGAAAAAGGTGATCCTGTAATTTCAGAAGATGCTTTGGCTATGTTGGGAATCTTATCTCACGAAGAATACAGTACGTTGAAGTCGTTGACGAAAACAATTTGTTGGATGGTGAAGGAAGAGTTGGCGAAGAAGGATTTGGAACTTTATGATATCAAATTAGAATTTGGTAGAGATAAAGCTACAAATGAAATCATCTTGATTGATGAAATTTCAGGAGGGAATATGAGAGTATATCAGGCGGGAAAATATGTAGCTCCACTAGATTTAGAAAAACTTTTTTTAAGTAATTTATAA
- a CDS encoding alanine racemase, which translates to MACITLSKTKLKHNFDLLQNLFDTEGITWAVVGKLLCGNSLFLEQVLELKPQQICDSRVSNLKSIKLIDPDIETIYIKPAPNGSIDEIVEYADISFNTELETIKLLSKEAAKQNKVHKIVIMVELGELREGVLREDLISFYEKVFSLPHIEIIGLGTNLTCMYGVLPNNDKLIQLSLYKELLELKFNKKLPFISGGASVTLPLITNHQLPKAINHFRIGETLFMGTNAYDGSQYEAYEQHVFELHAEIIELHEKPMMPSGETGINMTGEKIEFNPEWEHATKFRAIIDLGLLDIDTDHFFPLNPKHQLVGSSSDMMVIDLDSNPENLKVGDTLSFHMNYMGILRLMNSDYVEKKVIA; encoded by the coding sequence ATGGCTTGTATAACCTTAAGTAAAACGAAACTAAAGCACAATTTTGACCTGCTTCAAAACCTATTTGATACAGAAGGGATTACATGGGCTGTAGTAGGTAAATTACTATGTGGTAACTCGCTGTTCCTAGAACAAGTGCTCGAATTAAAACCGCAGCAAATTTGTGATTCACGCGTTTCTAACCTCAAGAGCATCAAACTCATTGATCCCGATATCGAAACAATTTACATCAAGCCTGCACCTAATGGCAGTATTGATGAGATTGTCGAATATGCCGACATTAGTTTCAATACGGAATTAGAAACCATTAAACTTCTATCAAAAGAAGCAGCAAAGCAAAATAAAGTGCACAAAATTGTGATTATGGTTGAGCTAGGAGAACTTCGAGAAGGTGTTTTACGAGAAGATTTAATTTCTTTCTATGAAAAGGTCTTCAGTCTACCCCATATCGAAATCATTGGCTTAGGAACAAACCTAACTTGCATGTATGGGGTTTTGCCCAACAATGATAAATTAATTCAGCTCAGCCTATACAAAGAGCTTTTAGAGCTAAAATTCAATAAAAAATTACCTTTTATTTCTGGAGGCGCTTCTGTTACACTCCCGTTGATTACCAATCATCAGTTGCCTAAAGCTATTAATCACTTCCGCATAGGCGAAACCCTATTTATGGGAACTAATGCGTATGATGGCAGCCAATATGAAGCCTATGAGCAACATGTTTTTGAACTACACGCCGAGATTATCGAGTTACACGAAAAACCGATGATGCCGAGTGGTGAAACAGGAATCAATATGACGGGTGAGAAAATTGAATTCAATCCCGAATGGGAACATGCTACAAAGTTTAGAGCTATCATTGACCTGGGATTACTGGATATTGATACCGATCATTTCTTCCCCCTTAATCCTAAACATCAATTAGTAGGCTCTAGCTCAGATATGATGGTCATCGATTTAGATTCCAATCCCGAAAACCTCAAGGTCGGCGATACCCTTTCCTTTCACATGAATTATATGGGCATCCTGCGTTTGATGAATTCAGATTATGTAGAAAAAAAAGTAATCGCATAA